The following proteins are co-located in the Anomalospiza imberbis isolate Cuckoo-Finch-1a 21T00152 chromosome 1, ASM3175350v1, whole genome shotgun sequence genome:
- the AGR3 gene encoding anterior gradient protein 3: MVHSTLALSLLLIAVNSNLAMAIKKEKRAPQTLSRGWGDEITWVQTYEEGLYQAKKSNKPLMVIHHLEDCQYCQALKKAFAENEEIQEMAQNNFIMLNLMHETTDKNLSPDGQYVPRIMFVDPSLTVRADITGRYSNRLYTYEPQDMMFLIENMKKALRLIQTEL; this comes from the exons ATGGTCCATTCTACCTTGGCCTTGTCCCTCCTGCTAATTGCAGTCAATTCCAACCTTGCAATGgcaattaaaaaggaaaaacgAGCACCTCAGACACTGTCAAGAG gGTGGGGAGATGAAATTACATGGGTACAAACTTATGAAGAAGGGCTTTATCAAGCAAAGAAAAG tAACAAGCCACTGATGGTAATTCATCATTTGGAAGACTGTCAATACTGCCAAg CACTGAAGAAAGCTTTCgcagaaaatgaagaaatacaggaaatGGCCCAAAATAACTTCATTATGCTGAATCTCATG CATGAAACCACAGATAAAAATCTGTCACCTGATGGACAATATGTGCCTCGAATCATGTTTGTAG ACCCATCTCTCACAGTAAGAGCTGATATCACAGGAAGATACTCCAACCGGCTTTACACTTACGAACCGCAGGACATGATGTTCC taatagaaaacatgaagaaagcactACGCCTCATTCAGACTGAACTGTAA